A genome region from Desulfobotulus mexicanus includes the following:
- a CDS encoding alpha/beta hydrolase, which translates to MEKIVLYILAGYVLFCLLLFVMQRSLLYMPDRQTLSPEQAIAQGLRHWPEEKGYRGFIASPEPAEPAGTVILFHGNAGSAWHRTFYTTALSRQNFRVILAEYPGYGGRRGKISETTLVEDALQSIRLAHESYGGPLYLWGESLGCGVVAAALKKTDIPVKGAVLFLPWDSLPDLAQSHYWFLPARLLAKDRYNSMENLKNFEGRVAVLLAGEDEIIPIKHGKRLYQSLNMEKKLWIFDGARHNAMPVSPNLPWWKEVMDFVSAQDLDLE; encoded by the coding sequence ATGGAAAAAATAGTGTTGTATATCCTTGCGGGTTATGTACTTTTCTGCCTTCTGCTTTTTGTCATGCAGAGAAGCCTTCTTTATATGCCGGACAGACAGACCCTTTCACCGGAACAGGCAATCGCTCAGGGTCTTCGCCACTGGCCAGAAGAAAAGGGATACCGTGGTTTCATCGCCAGCCCGGAGCCTGCGGAACCGGCCGGAACAGTAATACTATTCCACGGCAATGCAGGGTCTGCCTGGCACAGGACATTTTACACCACAGCCCTTTCCAGACAAAACTTCCGGGTAATTCTGGCCGAATATCCGGGCTATGGCGGCCGCAGGGGCAAGATTTCCGAGACAACCTTAGTGGAAGATGCCCTGCAGAGCATCCGCCTTGCCCATGAATCCTATGGCGGTCCCCTTTATCTCTGGGGAGAATCCTTAGGCTGCGGCGTGGTGGCAGCGGCCCTGAAAAAAACGGACATTCCCGTCAAAGGTGCAGTTCTTTTTCTCCCCTGGGACAGTCTTCCGGATCTTGCCCAGAGTCATTACTGGTTTCTTCCCGCCCGCCTGCTGGCAAAGGACAGGTACAACAGCATGGAAAACCTGAAAAACTTTGAAGGCAGGGTTGCGGTTCTTCTTGCGGGAGAAGACGAGATTATTCCCATCAAACATGGAAAACGACTCTACCAGTCCCTTAATATGGAAAAAAAGCTCTGGATTTTTGACGGTGCACGCCACAATGCCATGCCCGTATCCCCGAATCTCCCATGGTGGAAGGAAGTCATGGATTTTGTATCGGCTCAGGATCTGGATTTGGAATAA